From the Neobacillus sp. PS3-34 genome, the window TTCAACAAAATGGCTAATGACATTAGAGGATGTTTGTCCGCCTTCTTCATTTGTTTGGATTTTATCTAGTTTATGATAAACGGCGCTTCCATCGCGATATTCTTCAATTAGTGAGTATTCTGGATCTGCTTCTAATCGAAGTGTACCTTTTTCTCCATAAATAATAGTAGAATTATCCCCACCACCTGACACATAGGCCCAGCTTGCTGCAAGCGTTCCGATAATACCGCTTTCTGTGCGTAAAATGCAAACGGCGTTGTCATCGACTTCTGTGTTTTGCTTCGCATTTGTTTCAATGAATGCTCCTACTTCGGTAAACTCTCCGAGCAAATAACGCATTAAGTCTGCTTTATGGACGCCAAGGTCACCCATTGCACCAATAAAGGCCTTCTCTTTATTAAAGAACCAGCTCTCTGCTCCGTCAATACTCCAACCCTCAGGCATGAATGGCCGAACGTGGTTTTAAAGCTGAAAATCTTTCCGAGCTTACCAAGTTCAATAATCTCTTTTGCTTTTTGATGTGAAGAAACGAAACGTTGGTTATGTCCAATCATGAGTTTTTTATCATTTACCTTCGCTGCTTGAATCATAGCTTCAGCTTCTTCTTGTGAAGTCGCCATTGGTTTTTCACATAAAACATGCTTTCCTGCGTTTAGTGCCGCAATCGATACAGGTGCATGTAAGTAGTTTGGGAGACACACACTTACCACATCAATTTCATCAAGATTTACTACATCCTTATAATCAGTAAAAGCTTTTGCTCCATATTGTACGGCCATTTCCTCTGCACGCTCTGCAACGATATCGCATACCGCAACTATTTCTACTTCTTTATTCGAATAATATTCAGGCAAATGGCGATATTGTGCAATACTTCCACACCCGATTACGGCAACTTTTAATTTACTCATATTTATTTCCCTCCTATTTTTATACGTTTAGTAACCCATTATCTTCTATCTTCTCTTTCAAGTATTGGATGCTCATCTCAATACTTTCAAATGGCCTGCGACGACTAAAATCCTGCTCAACCACCCACCATTTTACACCGGCTTCTTCACCTGAATTTAGTACAGCTTCAATATCAACGCCACCTGTTCCAAGCTCAGCAAAAAACTGTTCCTCATCTGTTGTCATATCCTTTAGATGTACAAGCGGTGTTCTATTTTTATAACGGTTCATCCACTCTACAGGATTTTCACCCGCTTTTGTAAGCCAGTACACATCGAACTCTGTCTTCACATTATCTGGGTTTGTGTCGTCAAAAATAGCCTCAAGTGCCGTTCTGCCATCCGACAGGCGCTCTAGTTCAAAATCATGGTTATGATAAAGAAGGGTAATGCCCTCTCGGCGGCACGCCTCACCTGCCTGATCTAAAACAGAAATAAGGGTTTTATAATCCTTTTCACTTCGACGTTCTTCCATTAAATAAGGGCATACAACATATTTGCTTCCTAATATTTTTTGATCTTCAATAACCTGCGCCAAATTATTTTCCAATTCTTCAAGAGGTATATGGCTGGAAGCTGCCTGAAGACTAAGTTCATCCAATAAAGCTTTTACTTCTATCGGAGTCCATCCGCCATATCCAGCAAATTCAACGCCATCGAAACCAAGCTCAGCAACTTTTTTCAATGTGCCTGCAAAATCTTTCTCGCTTTCGTCACGCAAAGTATACATTTGGACAGCTACTGGAATTTTCGTCATCTTACATCCTCATTTCTATAAAATTCAAAACATTACATATTTGATTACAGAATACATTTTATACCTCTCAATGAATATAGAGGATATAACTAAAACATCTACTATTTTGCTATTATGATATTTTCCCCAAAATTGAGGCTTATGACGACGAACATTCGTTATTGTGGGTTTTCCGGTAAAGGTATTGTTACATCTGTCACTTCACCATCTAACGTTCTGCCTAACACGTTTAGCGAGTTAGAGCTCACATTGCCGTACGAATCAAGTGCATGTACTTCAATCTGATAAAATGTATTAGGCTGCAATTCGTCCAGTGACAATGTTAATGGATTTGGAACAGGATCTTTGTAGAATTCTGAGAACGCAAGGAATTGATTTGCTATTTCCCCTGTTTTCGCTTTTTTCACTACTACTTTATAGTCATGGACAAGAAGGTTATCTATTGCTTGGGTAAATATGATTGTTAAGGAGGTGGCTGTCGTTTTTTCATGATCAATCGAAAGCATGGAGTCCGGTTTAAAGAACGGCGCCTTTTTGTCACCTGATTCTGTATAGTTGAATGTCTGTTTATATGCAGGGTAGCTGATTGCAAATGGTTCCCCTACCCAATCATTCTTATGAATATCACGGCGATGAATCAATACTTCGCTGTCATAAACCTCTACAATTAAAGCTTGATTCTGGAAATTAGCACCCTCAGGTATTTCGCCTTGAACTCTTCCATTTTCGAGAAATAAATAAGCACCTGTAGAAGTTCCAATGGAAGTGAAATCTTTTTGATGGATGATTCTAGGATCGTCTAAAGGATAATGCGTATGACCAGAAAACGCGATGACTTGAGGATATTCTTTTAACGTATTGTAGAATAGATCTCTATTCTCAGAAAAGCCCCATTCGCTTCCATAAATCGTGTTTATCATGGGCTGATGGTGGAAGACGAAAATCGGTTTGCTTGGATCATCTGCATTAGCTTTCCTTAACTGTTCACCTAGCCATTCAATTTGATTTGAAGAATATGTTCCTTCAGTTATGCCGTCTTCTGTTCCTAGAATAATAAAATGATAGCCATTTATGACCTTGTGATGATAAATGGAATTCATACCCGTTTTCTCGAAAAAACGTTCTTGTGCATCCTCTACTGATAATCCATTCCAATAGTCATGATTCCCGATTGCGATCAATGAAACTGCTGTTGGTTGTTTTCTAGTATTGTAAGCATTCATAAATTTATCATACTCTGATATATCTCCAGATTCAGTTAAATCACCAACAACTACAAAAGCATCTTGTTTAGGAGCTACTTGATTTAATTGGTCTAAAGTAGTGATAAATTTTTCTAGATTATCATTATCATTATGATCTGAATGAATATGTATATCGCTTATTACCGGAAAAATTAATTTCGAATTATTTTGAGATTTATCCATGTTCATTGCTTTACTCCTCATTTGATTCACTAATGAAATATTATTTAATTTCCAAATTACTGTTTTTGGCAAGCTGCATATCAGTGAAACCATCTTCCCACCTAAATCCAGGAAAATTTTTACAAACAATTTATAGTTTTCAAGAGTGACCCATTCTTACTTTTACGAATCCAGGTCTTTCCGTCGTTTCCACGAAACTCTTGTAAGGGTAAACTCTCTCTGGATTTCATTTGCGTACATACCTTTCTATGCAAAACTTAATTTTTCAATTGCCAATAAGATTCTCTCGCGAACCTCTTCAAAATGAACAATATCCTCATTTGGCTTATCAAATGATTCTAAACAACTTTTGCATAACTCATCAGCAAGTTCTTTATTCTTTTTAGCAAGCATGTGAAACAATTCGTAGTCTTGAACTCCCGCTCGCATTGCTTCAATTCTCATGCTGCCCCAGACTTCTTTTCCTGCGGGATAAGAAATGTGCGTGTCTCCGGGTGGGAAGAAAATATCTTTATGATTAAATGGGTCTGGTGCATCACACCAGTTGAAACCCCAGTGCAAGTATCCTTTCAAATCATACCGATAATTTCCCCAGTGCAATAATCTTGTACGGATAAGTGGCATATCCCAAAGACGATTTAAATAAGATCCTCCTGGGTAACAACAAGTATAGAACCATAGCTCTTCTCCATTGTTTCTGATTCTCTCAAACTTATCTCTATTTTCTTGGAGGTAGTTATTCTTTGGAATCCAAATATCAACTGCACCGTCCAAATCGTAAGTTTCGACAGCTTCCATCAAAGATACTCCAGGTAAATGCTTACGCACAATACCAGAAAGAATGCGGTACTCATCTTTGCAGGCTTCAATCGGCTCGTCGCCAACGTGTTGATGGAGCAAGTGCAGCCAATTGTTCTCTTCCAGAAATGCTTTCCAAGCTTTTAAGTATTGACTAACAAATTCGTATGCCTCTTGAGATTTTGCAGAAACGGTTTCCCCCAGGATATTAACGATGAAAGTAGAATCCCAGAAATCAGCCCGCGCATAAATCAGATTTCCTTCAATATGAGTGAAACCTTTTGAAAGAAACAATTCAATTAAGCGCTTTGTGCGGTCAAACCTAAATTCATAAGTTCTATCTCTGCGTCTAGAAATCTCCCTAATTTCATTTGGAATCCAAAAGTGAGTTTGTCTTGTCCTTGCCATTAGGTCGGCATACTTTTCAATCATTTCCCAATGTTCTTCAGACCACATTACCAGGTTGTGTTGAGTTGCGATATTGTCTGCTCTGTACCAGTTGGAAATATATAGATTCTTTTCTTTTGGAATGGTTATATTGAAAATCTTTAAGGAAACAGGAATTGAAAGCATAGATCCGCCCGTTTGAAGGTCAAAAGAAAAAGTGAATTCTCCCGTAAGTGCATTTTCGTCCACAAAGAAAGCCAAATACAAAGCTTCCGTCTGAGCGGTTACCTCGAACTCATTATTTGCAAGCGGCCTTAGTGCATCATATACTCTGAAAGGAG encodes:
- a CDS encoding sugar phosphate isomerase/epimerase, with the translated sequence MTKIPVAVQMYTLRDESEKDFAGTLKKVAELGFDGVEFAGYGGWTPIEVKALLDELSLQAASSHIPLEELENNLAQVIEDQKILGSKYVVCPYLMEERRSEKDYKTLISVLDQAGEACRREGITLLYHNHDFELERLSDGRTALEAIFDDTNPDNVKTEFDVYWLTKAGENPVEWMNRYKNRTPLVHLKDMTTDEEQFFAELGTGGVDIEAVLNSGEEAGVKWWVVEQDFSRRRPFESIEMSIQYLKEKIEDNGLLNV
- a CDS encoding metallophosphoesterase, with translation MNMDKSQNNSKLIFPVISDIHIHSDHNDNDNLEKFITTLDQLNQVAPKQDAFVVVGDLTESGDISEYDKFMNAYNTRKQPTAVSLIAIGNHDYWNGLSVEDAQERFFEKTGMNSIYHHKVINGYHFIILGTEDGITEGTYSSNQIEWLGEQLRKANADDPSKPIFVFHHQPMINTIYGSEWGFSENRDLFYNTLKEYPQVIAFSGHTHYPLDDPRIIHQKDFTSIGTSTGAYLFLENGRVQGEIPEGANFQNQALIVEVYDSEVLIHRRDIHKNDWVGEPFAISYPAYKQTFNYTESGDKKAPFFKPDSMLSIDHEKTTATSLTIIFTQAIDNLLVHDYKVVVKKAKTGEIANQFLAFSEFYKDPVPNPLTLSLDELQPNTFYQIEVHALDSYGNVSSNSLNVLGRTLDGEVTDVTIPLPENPQ
- a CDS encoding DUF4091 domain-containing protein codes for the protein MKYQIINQNEWLYPDSIVTEYGDKEIRLNTAKGAYISTQILLNHLEVGTKYQWDCITPKGVSVEGYQQVDILCEKNTGPICFCVNEEAGESADGYTTRKAPFRVYDALRPLANNEFEVTAQTEALYLAFFVDENALTGEFTFSFDLQTGGSMLSIPVSLKIFNITIPKEKNLYISNWYRADNIATQHNLVMWSEEHWEMIEKYADLMARTRQTHFWIPNEIREISRRRDRTYEFRFDRTKRLIELFLSKGFTHIEGNLIYARADFWDSTFIVNILGETVSAKSQEAYEFVSQYLKAWKAFLEENNWLHLLHQHVGDEPIEACKDEYRILSGIVRKHLPGVSLMEAVETYDLDGAVDIWIPKNNYLQENRDKFERIRNNGEELWFYTCCYPGGSYLNRLWDMPLIRTRLLHWGNYRYDLKGYLHWGFNWCDAPDPFNHKDIFFPPGDTHISYPAGKEVWGSMRIEAMRAGVQDYELFHMLAKKNKELADELCKSCLESFDKPNEDIVHFEEVRERILLAIEKLSFA